The Streptococcus sp. S5 genome contains a region encoding:
- the spxR gene encoding CBS-HotDog domain-containing transcription factor SpxR yields the protein MSKHQEILDYLEKLPIGKRVSVRSISNFLNVSDGTAYRAIKEAENQGIVETRPRSGTIRVKSQKAVLEHLTYREILEITGSEILAGEEGLEKEFNKFYIGAMTEKHVLDYVSEGGLLIVGDRTSIQRLALKHDNAVLVTGGFEVSEDVIDLANQVQIPVIRTSHDTYTVATMINKALSNMQIKTDILTVEQVYRPFHEYGYLSETDTVRDYLDLVRKNRFSRFPVVNQHQMVVGVVTMRDAGDKAPQTTLDKVMSRTIFTTNLSTSIATISQRMIAEDYEMIPVVRNNQTLLGVITRRDVMDRISKVQFSSLPTFSEQIGQKIQTENDHYQFTVEPSMLEKSGVLANGVMIEVLMKVIRKMMQHSGRSLIVEQLIINFLQAVQVDDVIRIEPQLVRRTRRSALVDFSLYLDLQLVAKATITIKIN from the coding sequence ATGAGTAAACACCAAGAGATTTTAGACTATCTCGAAAAATTACCGATTGGAAAACGTGTCAGTGTCCGCAGTATCTCCAATTTTTTGAATGTCAGTGATGGGACGGCCTATCGTGCCATTAAAGAAGCTGAAAATCAAGGAATTGTGGAAACGCGTCCTAGAAGCGGAACCATCCGTGTCAAATCGCAAAAAGCTGTACTAGAGCACCTGACTTATCGGGAAATTTTAGAAATCACCGGTTCTGAAATATTAGCTGGTGAAGAGGGACTCGAAAAAGAATTTAATAAATTTTATATCGGTGCCATGACAGAAAAGCACGTCCTTGACTATGTGTCTGAAGGGGGGCTTTTGATCGTGGGTGACCGCACTAGCATCCAACGATTGGCTCTTAAGCATGACAATGCGGTCTTAGTGACGGGTGGCTTTGAAGTGAGTGAGGATGTGATTGATCTGGCCAATCAGGTACAAATCCCAGTCATCCGAACTTCACACGATACCTATACCGTCGCGACCATGATCAATAAGGCCTTGTCTAACATGCAGATCAAGACGGATATCTTGACAGTCGAGCAGGTCTATCGGCCCTTCCATGAGTACGGCTATCTTTCTGAGACGGATACGGTCCGGGATTATTTAGATTTGGTTCGAAAGAATCGCTTTAGTCGTTTTCCGGTTGTCAATCAGCACCAGATGGTGGTGGGGGTCGTGACCATGAGAGATGCTGGAGATAAGGCGCCTCAGACGACCCTTGATAAGGTGATGTCACGGACCATTTTTACCACTAATTTGTCCACCAGCATTGCGACGATTAGCCAACGGATGATCGCTGAAGATTATGAAATGATTCCTGTTGTTCGTAATAACCAGACCTTGCTGGGTGTTATTACGCGTCGGGATGTCATGGATCGGATTAGCAAGGTGCAGTTTTCGAGCTTACCAACCTTTAGTGAGCAAATTGGTCAAAAGATTCAAACAGAGAACGACCATTACCAATTCACAGTGGAGCCAAGTATGCTGGAGAAAAGCGGTGTTTTGGCCAATGGGGTCATGATCGAAGTGCTGATGAAGGTTATTCGCAAGATGATGCAACACAGTGGGCGTAGCTTGATTGTCGAACAGTTGATCATCAATTTTTTACAGGCTGTGCAGGTGGATGATGTGATCCGCATTGAACCCCAACTTGTTCGGCGAACTAGACGTTCGGCCTTGGTTGATTTTAGCTTGTATTTAGATCTGCAGCTAGTCGCGAAAGCAACCATTACGATTAAGATTAATTAA
- a CDS encoding QueT transporter family protein — MKQLTARDMAQIAIVAAIYIVLTITPPLNAMAYYGYQFRVSEMMNFLAFYNKKYLIGVTLGCMIANLFSFGWIDVFVGGGSTFVFLGLGLILFGRFKNKFLFDGLIRLDHFLFAIFFSISMFTIALELYYLQGQPFFYNWLTMGLGEFASLIFGAIVINQLSKRIDFTK; from the coding sequence ATGAAACAGTTAACTGCTCGTGATATGGCACAAATTGCCATTGTTGCTGCGATTTATATCGTATTGACCATTACCCCACCTCTCAATGCTATGGCCTACTATGGCTATCAATTCCGTGTTTCGGAGATGATGAATTTCTTAGCCTTCTACAATAAGAAGTACCTGATTGGGGTGACGCTTGGTTGTATGATTGCTAACTTATTTAGTTTTGGATGGATCGATGTCTTTGTCGGTGGAGGTTCGACCTTTGTCTTCTTAGGACTCGGACTCATTTTATTTGGTCGTTTTAAAAACAAGTTCTTGTTTGACGGTCTTATTCGATTGGACCATTTCTTGTTTGCGATTTTCTTTTCCATTTCCATGTTTACGATTGCCTTGGAACTTTATTACCTTCAAGGCCAACCATTCTTCTATAACTGGTTGACCATGGGATTGGGTGAATTTGCATCCTTGATTTTTGGAGCGATTGTGATCAATCAACTTTCAAAACGGATCGATTTTACAAAATAA
- a CDS encoding methionyl aminopeptidase: protein MITLKSQREIEAMDRAGDFLASIHIGLRDLIKPGLDLWEVEEYVRRRCKEANVLPLQIGVEGSLMDYPYATCCGLNDEVAHAFPRHVILKDGDLLKVDMVLSEPLDKSVLDVSKLDFDNVAQVKKYTESYSGGLADSCWAYAVGNVSQEVKDLMDVTKECLYKGIEKAVVGNRLGDIGAAIQEYAESKGYGVVRDLVGHGVGPTMHEEPMVPHYGRAGRGLRLREGMVLTIEPMINTGTWEIDTDMETGWAHKTLDGGLSCQYEHQFVITKDGPVILTSQGEEGTY from the coding sequence ATGATTACATTAAAATCACAACGTGAAATTGAAGCCATGGATCGTGCAGGAGATTTCCTTGCCAGCATTCATATTGGATTACGTGACTTGATCAAGCCAGGGCTTGACCTATGGGAAGTTGAAGAATATGTCCGTCGTCGCTGTAAAGAAGCCAATGTCTTGCCGCTCCAGATCGGTGTAGAAGGCAGTCTCATGGATTATCCTTATGCGACTTGCTGTGGTTTGAATGACGAAGTAGCCCATGCTTTTCCACGTCATGTCATTCTCAAAGATGGTGATCTCCTCAAGGTAGACATGGTCTTGTCAGAACCACTGGATAAATCTGTTTTGGATGTATCGAAATTAGATTTTGATAATGTAGCCCAAGTGAAGAAATACACGGAGTCTTATAGTGGTGGCTTGGCGGACTCTTGCTGGGCTTATGCGGTTGGAAATGTTTCGCAAGAAGTCAAAGATTTGATGGACGTGACCAAAGAATGTCTCTATAAGGGAATTGAGAAAGCAGTCGTAGGTAATCGCTTGGGAGATATTGGTGCAGCGATTCAAGAGTATGCCGAAAGCAAAGGCTATGGCGTGGTGCGTGACTTGGTCGGACACGGTGTCGGGCCTACCATGCATGAAGAGCCAATGGTCCCACATTATGGTCGTGCTGGACGCGGTCTTCGCTTACGTGAAGGGATGGTCTTGACGATTGAGCCAATGATTAATACCGGTACTTGGGAGATTGATACAGATATGGAAACTGGTTGGGCCCATAAGACCCTTGACGGCGGCCTTTCTTGTCAATACGAGCATCAATTTGTGATTACAAAAGATGGTCCAGTGATCTTGACTAGTCAAGGTGAAGAAGGAACATACTAA
- a CDS encoding GNAT family N-acetyltransferase yields the protein MNIWTHLAAYSLIETQRLYLRPFLFEDAEDFYKIASNPDNLQFIFPAQADLAETQYVLANYFMKNPLGVWAICDKETNQMIGSIKFEKLDEIKGEAELGYFLRKDFWGKGLMTEAVKELVYLSFEKFQLKELKIVTHVENAGSQKVALKAGFRLFRQFKGSDRYTRKMRDYYDFRLGRGDFYE from the coding sequence ATGAATATTTGGACGCACTTAGCTGCCTATTCACTAATTGAAACACAAAGGTTGTATTTACGACCTTTTCTCTTTGAGGATGCGGAAGATTTTTATAAGATTGCTTCGAATCCTGATAACCTACAATTTATCTTTCCTGCACAAGCCGATCTTGCTGAAACTCAATATGTACTAGCCAACTATTTCATGAAAAATCCCTTGGGGGTTTGGGCAATCTGTGATAAGGAAACTAATCAGATGATCGGCTCTATCAAGTTTGAAAAGTTGGATGAAATTAAGGGTGAGGCTGAGTTAGGCTACTTTTTACGCAAGGATTTTTGGGGAAAGGGCCTGATGACAGAAGCGGTCAAAGAGTTGGTTTATCTATCATTTGAGAAATTTCAACTGAAGGAGCTTAAGATTGTCACCCATGTTGAAAATGCAGGGAGTCAAAAGGTCGCTTTAAAGGCTGGTTTTCGTCTCTTTCGTCAATTCAAAGGGAGTGACCGCTATACGCGTAAAATGCGCGATTATTATGATTTCCGCCTAGGTAGAGGGGACTTCTATGAGTAA
- the ligA gene encoding NAD-dependent DNA ligase LigA produces MKTRMKELVELLNRYAYEYYTKDAPSVSDSEYDQLYRELVELETAHPDEILPESPTHRVGGVVLKGFTKYQHQYPLYSLQDAFSREELEAFDQRVRKEFPSISYVCELKIDGLSISLTYENGVLVTGATRGDGSVGEDITENLKRVKDIPLVLPEPVNITVRGECYMPRASFDRVNQIRQENGEPEFANPRNAAAGTLRQLDTTIVAKRNLATFLYQEVSPTDQSSQEGVLEKLARLGFVVNQERVLAEDMEQIWDFIQKVAQLREDLPYDIDGIVIKVNDLAVQEELGFTVKAPKWAVAYKFPAEEKEAKILSVDWTVGRTGVVTPTANLTPVQLAGTTVSRATLHNVDYIAEKDIHQDDTVIVYKAGDIIPAVLRVVKDKRVSDQALAIPTHCPSCQSELLHFEDEVALRCINPLCPAQIKEGLNHFASRDAMNITGLGPAVVEKLFAAQLVEDVAGIYRLTVEDLLTLEGFKEKSAEKLYEAIQASKENSAEKLLFGLGIRHVGSKVSQILLQEFHDLDQLATADPERIAGIDSLGMVVAESLKSYFAQEGSKRLLQELKEAGVNLSYLGEKVAADAALSGMTVVLTGKLERLTRSEAKAKLESLGAKVTGSVSKKTDLVVAGSDAGSKLTKAQELGIQVEDEAWLESL; encoded by the coding sequence ATGAAAACCAGAATGAAAGAATTAGTGGAATTACTCAATCGATATGCTTACGAGTATTACACAAAAGACGCTCCATCTGTTTCAGATAGTGAATATGATCAATTATATCGGGAGTTGGTGGAACTAGAAACCGCTCATCCTGATGAGATCTTACCAGAGAGTCCAACTCACCGTGTAGGTGGGGTGGTTTTAAAAGGTTTTACCAAATACCAGCACCAGTATCCCCTTTATAGTTTGCAGGATGCTTTTTCGCGTGAAGAATTAGAAGCCTTTGATCAGCGTGTCCGTAAGGAATTTCCTTCTATCAGCTATGTATGTGAGCTGAAAATCGATGGCTTGTCCATTTCCCTCACCTATGAAAATGGTGTCCTTGTAACAGGAGCGACACGTGGGGATGGTTCTGTCGGTGAGGATATTACAGAGAACCTCAAGCGGGTCAAGGATATTCCTTTGGTGTTACCAGAGCCAGTGAACATTACAGTTCGAGGCGAGTGCTACATGCCACGGGCTTCCTTTGATCGGGTCAATCAGATCCGTCAAGAAAACGGTGAGCCGGAGTTTGCTAATCCGCGGAATGCTGCTGCAGGAACACTTCGCCAATTGGATACGACAATCGTGGCCAAGCGAAATCTTGCAACTTTCTTGTATCAAGAAGTGAGCCCGACGGATCAAAGCAGTCAAGAAGGCGTGCTTGAGAAATTAGCCCGCTTAGGCTTTGTCGTGAACCAAGAGCGAGTGCTGGCTGAGGATATGGAGCAAATTTGGGACTTTATCCAAAAAGTAGCTCAACTTCGAGAGGATCTTCCCTACGATATCGATGGGATCGTCATCAAGGTCAATGACCTAGCTGTTCAAGAAGAACTAGGCTTTACCGTAAAAGCCCCTAAATGGGCTGTCGCCTATAAGTTTCCAGCTGAAGAAAAAGAAGCGAAAATCTTATCGGTGGATTGGACGGTTGGACGAACCGGTGTTGTGACGCCAACTGCCAATCTAACTCCAGTCCAGCTAGCAGGAACCACTGTTAGTCGGGCAACCTTGCACAATGTGGACTATATTGCTGAAAAAGATATCCATCAGGATGATACCGTCATTGTCTACAAGGCGGGTGATATCATTCCTGCGGTCTTACGTGTCGTCAAAGATAAACGGGTATCTGATCAAGCATTAGCCATTCCAACTCATTGTCCGAGCTGCCAGAGTGAGTTGCTTCATTTTGAGGATGAGGTGGCCCTTCGCTGTATCAATCCGCTCTGTCCAGCTCAGATTAAGGAAGGATTGAACCACTTTGCAAGTCGGGATGCTATGAATATCACAGGCTTGGGTCCAGCTGTTGTAGAGAAACTCTTCGCGGCTCAGTTGGTAGAGGATGTAGCTGGGATCTACCGGCTCACTGTAGAGGATCTATTGACCTTAGAAGGCTTCAAAGAAAAATCGGCTGAAAAACTCTATGAAGCCATTCAAGCTTCAAAAGAGAATTCAGCTGAAAAGTTACTCTTTGGTTTGGGAATCCGCCATGTCGGAAGCAAGGTCAGTCAAATCTTACTCCAAGAATTCCATGACCTCGATCAACTGGCTACAGCTGATCCAGAACGGATTGCAGGTATTGATAGTCTCGGTATGGTCGTGGCTGAAAGCCTCAAGTCTTATTTTGCACAAGAGGGATCCAAGCGCCTATTGCAAGAGCTTAAAGAAGCTGGAGTCAATCTGTCTTATCTTGGTGAGAAAGTCGCTGCTGATGCGGCCCTTTCAGGGATGACAGTCGTTTTGACTGGGAAGCTAGAGCGACTCACGCGTTCAGAAGCCAAGGCAAAATTAGAAAGTCTGGGCGCTAAGGTAACTGGATCGGTTTCCAAAAAAACAGATTTGGTCGTTGCAGGTAGTGACGCTGGTAGCAAGTTAACCAAAGCACAAGAATTAGGAATCCAGGTAGAAGATGAGGCCTGGCTTGAAAGTTTATAG
- a CDS encoding GtrA family protein has protein sequence MKTLIKKFFDNEILSYLFFGVATTFVSVGTRLFIYHMSRDERLATAIGNIAGILFAFATNDTIVFKQERKGWFQRLIRFAIARSGTFILDMALTEIFVKQFPGIIGQFVHNNKSQINLIETLFAQVAIVVLNYVFSKLFVFKNKNKA, from the coding sequence ATGAAAACACTAATTAAAAAATTTTTTGATAATGAAATTTTATCCTATCTCTTCTTTGGTGTGGCAACAACCTTTGTTTCCGTCGGAACCCGCCTCTTCATCTATCATATGTCTCGTGATGAACGATTAGCGACAGCGATTGGAAACATTGCTGGGATCCTCTTTGCCTTTGCGACCAACGATACCATCGTCTTTAAACAAGAAAGAAAGGGCTGGTTTCAGCGCTTAATCCGATTTGCAATTGCGCGCTCTGGGACCTTTATACTGGACATGGCCTTGACCGAGATTTTTGTCAAGCAGTTCCCAGGAATTATCGGGCAATTCGTCCACAATAACAAGAGCCAGATCAATCTGATCGAAACCCTCTTTGCACAAGTGGCCATTGTGGTCCTCAATTACGTCTTTAGTAAACTCTTTGTCTTTAAAAATAAAAACAAGGCTTGA
- a CDS encoding UDP-N-acetylglucosamine 1-carboxyvinyltransferase translates to MKKIVINGGRPLKGEVTISGAKNSVVALIPATILADDIVTLDGVPDISDVASLIEIMTIMGAKIERKEDSLIIDPRGVKNMPMPFGKINSLRASYYFYGSLLGRYGQATVGLPGGCDLGPRPIDLHLKAFEAMGAAMTMDGSSMKLATDGKPLQGANIYMDTVSVGATINTILAAVKAEGRTVIENAAREPEIIDVVTLLNNMGAHIRGAGTDIIIIDGVPQLHGTRHQVIPDRIEAGTYIALAAAIGEGIQINNVLYEHLESYIAKLEEMGVRMTISEDSIFVEKQTGLKAIQIKTSPYPGFATDLQQPITPLLLTAAGRGRIVDTIYEKRVNHVPELAKMGATISTLNDHIIYEGPNQLAGSSVKATDLRAGAALVIAGLMASGTTEITNVEYILRGYSDIIHKLTQLGADIQLVEE, encoded by the coding sequence ATGAAAAAAATTGTAATAAATGGTGGTCGCCCTCTAAAAGGAGAGGTGACCATTAGTGGTGCAAAAAATAGTGTAGTAGCCCTGATTCCGGCGACCATTCTGGCGGATGATATCGTGACCCTTGATGGGGTACCGGATATCTCCGACGTGGCGAGTCTGATTGAAATCATGACCATCATGGGGGCTAAGATCGAGCGCAAAGAAGACAGTTTGATTATTGATCCACGTGGGGTGAAGAATATGCCCATGCCATTTGGAAAGATCAACAGTCTGCGAGCTTCCTATTATTTCTATGGCAGCTTACTAGGACGCTATGGTCAAGCAACGGTTGGACTACCTGGTGGGTGTGACCTTGGACCACGTCCTATCGATTTGCATTTGAAGGCCTTTGAAGCGATGGGAGCCGCTATGACCATGGATGGCTCTAGTATGAAACTTGCGACTGATGGCAAGCCTCTTCAAGGAGCTAACATTTATATGGATACTGTTAGTGTCGGTGCAACGATCAATACGATTTTGGCAGCGGTCAAAGCTGAAGGTCGGACAGTGATCGAAAATGCGGCTCGAGAACCTGAAATTATCGATGTGGTGACCTTGCTCAACAACATGGGAGCTCATATTCGTGGAGCAGGAACAGACATCATTATCATTGATGGTGTTCCACAATTGCATGGAACGAGACATCAGGTGATTCCAGATCGCATCGAAGCAGGAACCTATATTGCGCTTGCAGCTGCTATTGGGGAAGGTATCCAGATCAATAATGTCCTATATGAGCATTTAGAGAGCTATATTGCCAAGTTAGAGGAAATGGGTGTGCGCATGACCATTTCTGAAGATAGTATCTTTGTAGAAAAGCAGACGGGTTTGAAGGCCATCCAGATCAAAACGTCTCCTTATCCTGGTTTTGCGACTGATTTGCAACAACCGATCACACCTTTGCTCTTAACGGCTGCAGGACGTGGACGAATCGTTGATACGATTTATGAAAAACGGGTCAACCATGTACCAGAATTGGCTAAAATGGGGGCCACCATTTCGACCTTGAACGACCACATTATCTATGAAGGGCCAAATCAATTGGCAGGATCCAGTGTGAAAGCGACGGATCTTCGAGCTGGTGCGGCTTTAGTGATCGCCGGTCTCATGGCTTCTGGAACAACAGAAATTACAAATGTGGAATACATCCTTCGCGGGTATTCAGATATTATTCATAAATTGACCCAACTTGGAGCAGACATCCAGTTGGTTGAGGAATAG
- a CDS encoding MarR family winged helix-turn-helix transcriptional regulator, with protein MSILREIGIIARALDSIANIEFRDLDLARGQYLYLVRIAEQPGMIQEELSELLKVDRSTVARSVKKLEERGLIQQRPRGENLKTKEWELTEKGKQIYPFILGEHLYSETTALKGFSKEEVAQLEEYLIRVRENITLDWELVKKGQKRNYSEVKQ; from the coding sequence ATGAGTATTTTGCGTGAGATAGGCATCATTGCGCGAGCACTGGATTCTATAGCAAATATTGAATTTCGAGATTTAGATTTGGCGCGTGGTCAATACCTCTATCTGGTGCGAATTGCCGAGCAACCTGGAATGATTCAGGAAGAACTCTCTGAGCTCTTAAAAGTCGATCGCTCAACTGTTGCCCGATCCGTAAAAAAACTAGAAGAACGAGGATTGATTCAGCAGCGCCCAAGGGGTGAAAACCTTAAAACCAAGGAATGGGAATTAACTGAAAAAGGCAAGCAGATTTACCCCTTCATTTTAGGGGAACATCTTTACTCTGAGACAACTGCCTTAAAAGGATTTTCCAAAGAAGAAGTCGCACAGTTAGAGGAGTATCTGATCCGAGTTCGTGAGAATATCACCCTGGATTGGGAACTAGTCAAAAAAGGTCAAAAAAGAAATTATAGTGAGGTAAAGCAATGA
- a CDS encoding B3/B4 domain-containing protein, whose translation MKVTVDQAFWDLFPTARITVMSLYGIDNTVDEAKDPYFKELLDKGAKRAWEFIDEENYTQSEFVQEWRQAFGKFKTKKGARSSIEALLKRVHQGREFYPINPLVDLYNSVSMAYALPCGGEDMDKLVGGLSLGQAKGGEPFFPLGADEDAPALEGEIIYYDQEGAVCRCLNWREAQRTMLTEDTKDAILVIEAINEEQAKRAQTAMQELKDLAKDYFGVEGTIYQLSAEHASIEV comes from the coding sequence ATGAAAGTGACAGTCGATCAAGCATTTTGGGATTTATTTCCAACAGCTAGAATTACAGTGATGTCCTTGTATGGCATTGATAATACAGTAGATGAAGCCAAGGATCCTTATTTCAAAGAATTATTGGACAAGGGTGCCAAGCGAGCATGGGAATTTATCGATGAAGAAAACTATACCCAGAGTGAGTTTGTTCAAGAGTGGCGCCAAGCTTTTGGCAAGTTCAAAACAAAAAAAGGAGCTCGATCTTCCATCGAGGCACTCTTAAAACGGGTTCACCAGGGGCGTGAATTCTATCCGATTAATCCTTTGGTGGATCTTTACAATAGCGTTTCTATGGCTTATGCCCTTCCTTGTGGGGGAGAAGATATGGATAAATTGGTGGGTGGACTCTCTCTAGGCCAAGCGAAAGGGGGCGAACCTTTCTTTCCATTAGGAGCTGACGAAGATGCGCCAGCTTTGGAAGGGGAGATCATCTACTACGACCAAGAAGGCGCCGTTTGCCGTTGTTTGAATTGGCGTGAGGCTCAAAGAACCATGCTAACTGAAGATACCAAGGACGCTATTTTAGTCATTGAAGCCATCAACGAGGAGCAGGCCAAACGGGCACAAACAGCCATGCAGGAATTGAAAGATCTAGCTAAGGATTATTTTGGGGTTGAAGGCACCATCTATCAATTAAGTGCAGAGCATGCAAGTATAGAAGTTTAA
- a CDS encoding YihY/virulence factor BrkB family protein translates to MKKVLQKILGQPFIKGFVRFYQSAESDITSIAVAYYLLISIFPLMLIAANILPYFHIRPTQILLSLQKILPASLYRIVAQMISSVLTKPSTGLLSFSIISALWIFSQSIAYLQKAYNKSYGVEKERGIIWGRLFSFLISFALQGLFGLSLILSMFGKMIVRYLYKTFSFDRTIYVRLLNLTEPTIYLLLFVSLVLLYYTLPNVKIPKFRYVLPGATFVVAVLYAILNIFWKYVDRYVSHFLDARFFGSVVLAVIMFWFILVAKIMIIGCILNASIQFAREAKFQTRSGEIVSKLKSEEVDFRHREVSQKLKRRLRLIKKEKTE, encoded by the coding sequence ATGAAAAAGGTCCTACAAAAAATACTGGGACAGCCATTTATAAAGGGCTTCGTGCGGTTTTATCAGAGTGCAGAGTCTGATATCACCAGCATTGCGGTGGCTTATTATTTGCTGATCTCCATTTTCCCTTTGATGCTGATTGCAGCCAATATTTTACCCTACTTTCATATTCGTCCCACTCAGATTCTATTAAGCTTACAAAAAATTTTGCCAGCCTCCTTATATCGAATAGTGGCACAGATGATTTCGAGTGTCTTGACCAAACCTTCGACAGGCTTACTGAGTTTCTCGATTATTTCTGCTTTGTGGATCTTCTCTCAGAGCATTGCCTACCTCCAAAAAGCCTATAACAAGAGTTATGGGGTGGAAAAGGAGCGTGGTATTATCTGGGGGCGACTCTTTAGCTTTCTGATCAGTTTTGCCTTGCAGGGCTTGTTTGGACTTTCGCTCATTCTTTCCATGTTTGGGAAAATGATCGTTCGATATCTCTATAAGACCTTTTCATTTGATCGGACGATTTATGTGCGCTTACTGAATTTGACAGAGCCGACCATCTACCTCTTACTTTTTGTCAGTCTGGTCTTGCTCTATTACACCCTTCCAAATGTCAAAATTCCAAAATTTAGATATGTATTGCCAGGGGCGACCTTTGTTGTTGCTGTCCTGTATGCGATCTTGAATATCTTTTGGAAATATGTGGATCGTTATGTGAGTCATTTCTTAGATGCTCGTTTCTTCGGTTCGGTCGTCCTAGCGGTCATCATGTTCTGGTTCATCTTGGTGGCTAAAATCATGATTATTGGTTGTATTTTAAACGCCAGTATCCAATTTGCCAGAGAAGCCAAGTTCCAAACGCGCAGTGGAGAAATTGTCTCTAAGTTAAAATCAGAAGAAGTGGACTTTCGGCATAGAGAAGTTTCACAAAAATTAAAGCGTCGGTTACGCTTGATAAAAAAAGAAAAAACGGAATAA
- a CDS encoding diacylglycerol kinase family lipid kinase yields the protein MVERIKKARLIYNPTSGQEIIKKNIAEVLDVLEDVGYETSAYQTTPEPFSAQNEAERAAKAGFDLIIAAGGDGTINEVVNGVAGLENRPQMAFIPTGTTNDYARALKIPMGDPVAAARIIEKNQTIQMDIGRAYGSKYFINIAAAGTMTELTFSVPSSVKSRLGYFAYVAEAAKMLPRNKARKVRIEHDNGVFEGPASMIFVALTNSIAGFESVAPDAKLDDGNFTLIIVKTAKLFNMLSLMIQAINGGKHVHDENVEYLKTKKLTIEMLGKNAQPFRINLDGEYGGDTPVELEVFHNHLEFFANIDEINNDALVHPSEE from the coding sequence ATGGTAGAACGAATCAAAAAAGCCCGTTTAATTTATAATCCGACCTCTGGGCAAGAAATTATCAAGAAAAATATTGCGGAAGTCTTGGACGTACTCGAAGACGTGGGCTATGAAACCAGCGCTTATCAAACGACTCCAGAACCATTTTCTGCCCAAAATGAAGCAGAAAGAGCCGCTAAAGCAGGCTTTGATTTAATCATTGCCGCTGGTGGAGATGGTACGATTAACGAAGTGGTCAATGGGGTCGCAGGTCTGGAAAATCGTCCGCAGATGGCCTTTATCCCGACCGGTACCACCAATGACTATGCGCGTGCCTTGAAGATCCCGATGGGTGATCCTGTGGCGGCTGCTCGCATTATCGAAAAGAATCAAACCATTCAGATGGATATTGGTCGTGCCTATGGCAGTAAGTATTTCATCAACATTGCTGCTGCAGGAACCATGACAGAATTGACCTTCAGTGTTCCAAGCAGTGTTAAGTCTCGCTTGGGTTACTTTGCCTATGTGGCTGAGGCAGCTAAAATGTTGCCGCGAAACAAGGCTCGTAAGGTGCGGATTGAGCATGACAATGGTGTCTTTGAAGGGCCAGCGTCTATGATTTTTGTGGCCTTGACCAACTCGATTGCTGGCTTTGAAAGTGTCGCACCAGATGCTAAGCTTGATGATGGGAACTTTACCTTGATTATCGTAAAAACTGCTAAGCTCTTTAACATGTTGTCCTTGATGATTCAGGCCATCAATGGGGGCAAGCATGTGCACGATGAAAATGTAGAATATCTCAAGACCAAGAAGTTGACGATCGAAATGTTAGGGAAAAATGCTCAACCATTCCGCATCAATCTAGATGGGGAATACGGGGGAGATACGCCAGTTGAATTGGAAGTCTTCCATAATCATTTGGAGTTCTTTGCAAATATTGATGAAATCAACAACGATGCTTTGGTTCACCCATCTGAAGAGTAA